The segment ACTCTTTTTCCACTCGACTTTCCAAATTACTTACATTACTATTCCTCATGAGCGTGTCCTCCTGCTCGGATAAACCCGGGTTCTCTTGTTTACTATTAAGAGGATACGCTCATTCTATTCTATCCACAACTTTTGAATATATCTCGTGGAACCTGGGAATAAGTTACTGGAGGCAGAGCAACTATAGAGAGTCTGAGACGTTTTTCAGACGATCATTAGATGTCACGCAGAAGGCATTTGGCACAAAGCATACCGAAGTTGCGCGGAGTATGATGTTCGTAGGGATGATTTGTGACTTGCAGGGAAAGTACGAACAGGCGGAGTCGTTCTACCTACAGTCGCTTGCCGTCGCGACGGACGTGCACGGGCCGTATCATCAGAATGTGGCTGACATACTGACTCAGCTCGGTGTTCTTTGTGAGCATCAAGGGAAGTACGCGGAGGCTGAATCGTACTACCGCAGATCACTTGAGATTTTGAAGAACACATTAGGTCTGGAAAACCCCAAGGCAGCGTCAACACTGGTCGACCTCGGAAACATATATGTCTGCCAGGACAGGTATTCTGAAGCGGAGTATCTCTTCAGCGAGTCACTTGAAATTCAAAAAAAAGCCCTTGGCTCTGTTCACCCAGCAGTTGCAGCATGCCAGGAAGCTCTGGGTGTCATCTACGCACACCGAGGTAAGTATGCCAAGGCGGAATCGCTCTACTGTCGCTGTCTGTATATCAACAAACTGATTTTGGCTCCAAGTGATCCCACTGTGGGAAGAAACCTGCGCAACCTGGGAGACACCTACCTGCTCTGGGGCAAATACGATGGAGCAGATTCATGTTATCGGCAATCCCACGATATCTTCGAGAGGGTGTTGGGCAGTGATCACCCTGATGTAGCCCAGAGTCTCAGTAGCTTGGCAACTCTGTACTTGCACCAAGGTGAAATCGCGAAGGCTGAACCGCTGCTCAGGCGGGCACTGAACACACAGGAGAAAGTACTTGGAACTGGGCACCCCTCCGTAGCTACAATCCTGGAGAAATTGGCGCAGATCTATGGCTCATTGGGGCAGGTTGACAAAAGCCTGGAATGCTACAATAAGTTGCAGCAGTCAAGACAGCACTTCATCGAATACGCGTTTTCCTATGCCTCCGAGGAGCAGAAGATGAGATACGTGGAGAAGTATCCGTTGTTGGAACACTCGCTCATCTCATTTGCGGTTATGACTGACAGCGATGACTCAAAGCGATCTGCACTGGAAATGCTGCTGATAGGTAAAGGAGCCGTCATAGATGCGGTATCCGTTGAGAGACAGATCGCATACTGTTCGTACGATGACAAGATTCAGGAAAGTGTGGAGAGGCACACTGATGTCTGTGGGGAAATATCGATTCTAACCCTTGCTGGTGCTGATGAACTTGATCCGGAAATATACCGCGATCGCTTGTGCACTTTATACTGCAGAAAGGACTCGTTAGAAGCAGAACTCAGCCAGAGCTGTATAGAATTCCAGGATGAGCTTGAAGCCAGAAGATTTACGATGACTGATGTGGCGAATGTTCTTCCTGAAGATGCCG is part of the Candidatus Zixiibacteriota bacterium genome and harbors:
- a CDS encoding CHAT domain-containing protein — its product is MMFVGMICDLQGKYEQAESFYLQSLAVATDVHGPYHQNVADILTQLGVLCEHQGKYAEAESYYRRSLEILKNTLGLENPKAASTLVDLGNIYVCQDRYSEAEYLFSESLEIQKKALGSVHPAVAACQEALGVIYAHRGKYAKAESLYCRCLYINKLILAPSDPTVGRNLRNLGDTYLLWGKYDGADSCYRQSHDIFERVLGSDHPDVAQSLSSLATLYLHQGEIAKAEPLLRRALNTQEKVLGTGHPSVATILEKLAQIYGSLGQVDKSLECYNKLQQSRQHFIEYAFSYASEEQKMRYVEKYPLLEHSLISFAVMTDSDDSKRSALEMLLIGKGAVIDAVSVERQIAYCSYDDKIQESVERHTDVCGEISILTLAGADELDPEIYRDRLCTLYCRKDSLEAELSQSCIEFQDELEARRFTMTDVANVLPEDAVLWEYVRYRPFDFEKLVGVEDSALRPRYAVFTLDHDEHVSLTDLGDADEIESLIGQARDLIHRAQGEVYSPRVDESERRLGRVTGRLYDILFAPMKHLLGAKTRIFISPDGQLSLLPFEFILCPDSEYVLEKYRISYLSSGRDLLRFARSQACSDIVYVLADPDFDCSVNASAQSIDDALRETGDPVLAGVSSRGASGCLNGQFTPLPYSGKEAASVATTLGLHEQSRVEFYSGVQATEEVLKSMPAAPRVLHLATHGYFCEDTELDGITLLENPLLRSGLALAGANRQVSGVAVDDVLLSRVGLK